In the Bacillus shivajii genome, one interval contains:
- the mobB gene encoding molybdopterin-guanine dinucleotide biosynthesis protein B, translated as MTKSIPIFQIVGFSNSGKTTLMKNLIMKVREYSLTVATIKHHGHDSKLKALDEATDSGKHRESGATASLVASEDELQLHIQGQTYSLDDLIAFYDKVSLDILLVEGFKREKYEKIVLLRDKNDEHLLDNCVNVKAIICWEEVHKSSVKKRSSLPVFHISEKGRYLTYILKLLLG; from the coding sequence ATGACAAAATCAATTCCAATTTTTCAAATCGTAGGTTTTTCTAACAGTGGAAAAACGACATTAATGAAAAATTTAATTATGAAAGTACGTGAATACAGTCTCACAGTTGCGACAATTAAACATCATGGTCATGATTCGAAATTAAAAGCATTAGATGAAGCGACTGATTCTGGAAAGCATCGCGAATCAGGTGCAACTGCTTCACTTGTCGCAAGTGAAGACGAGCTTCAACTTCATATACAAGGACAAACATATTCTCTTGATGATTTGATTGCTTTTTACGATAAAGTTTCTTTAGATATTTTACTAGTGGAAGGATTTAAGAGAGAGAAGTATGAAAAGATTGTATTACTTCGTGATAAAAACGATGAACATTTACTGGATAATTGTGTGAATGTTAAAGCGATTATATGCTGGGAAGAAGTGCATAAGTCTAGTGTTAAGAAGAGAAGTTCTTTGCCGGTTTTTCACATATCGGAAAAAGGTCGCTACTTAACATATATTTTAAAGTTGTTACTTGGCTAG
- a CDS encoding molybdopterin molybdotransferase MoeA, with the protein MFEERTAIYVNDAINEVMKYKKHGDIEYVDIENCDGRYLAEPIKADHNIPPFDRSPLDGFAVRSQDTQGASKEHPVRLEVIETVGAGGVATEPAKEGQAVRVMTGTIMPEGCDAIVMFELAHEVMENDKTYIDIKRPFQSGDFVSFEGEETKKGEDLIKPGTKIHAGTIAVLSTFGYKRVPVVKKPVVGIYATGTELLDVDEPLQPGKIRNSNSYMISSQVRQAGGDARYFGKLIDDFDECYKAVKESLEEVDILITTGGVSVGDFDYLPEIYQKLGANVLFNKIQMRPGSVTTVAEKDGKLLFGLSGNPSACFVGFELYTRPWIKYYLCSAKPHVETVKGELNKDFPKPNPFTRFIRSKLSFAEGKVFATPVGMDKSQVVTSLAHSDCLVAVPGGTRGYHAGDEVDILLLTSEGSDKPFMDEKKRRNLNE; encoded by the coding sequence ATGTTTGAAGAGCGAACAGCGATTTACGTAAATGATGCCATTAATGAAGTAATGAAATATAAAAAACATGGGGATATTGAATACGTTGACATTGAAAACTGCGATGGACGGTACCTGGCAGAACCAATAAAAGCAGACCATAATATTCCTCCATTTGATCGGTCTCCTTTAGACGGATTCGCTGTAAGAAGTCAAGATACACAAGGCGCTAGCAAAGAGCACCCAGTTCGTTTAGAAGTAATTGAAACGGTTGGTGCTGGTGGGGTTGCGACTGAACCTGCTAAAGAAGGTCAAGCTGTGAGAGTGATGACAGGAACGATTATGCCTGAAGGGTGTGATGCAATCGTTATGTTTGAACTTGCACACGAAGTGATGGAAAACGATAAAACATACATCGATATCAAACGTCCGTTTCAATCAGGGGATTTCGTGTCTTTTGAGGGAGAAGAGACGAAAAAAGGTGAGGATCTAATAAAGCCAGGAACAAAAATTCATGCTGGAACGATTGCAGTCTTATCAACCTTTGGTTATAAACGAGTACCCGTTGTCAAAAAGCCAGTTGTTGGTATTTATGCAACTGGAACAGAATTACTAGATGTTGATGAACCTCTACAACCTGGGAAAATCCGTAATAGTAATTCATATATGATCTCTTCTCAAGTGAGGCAGGCTGGAGGAGATGCACGATACTTCGGTAAATTAATCGATGACTTTGATGAATGTTATAAAGCAGTAAAAGAGTCACTTGAGGAGGTAGATATTTTGATTACTACCGGCGGTGTCTCTGTTGGGGATTTTGATTATCTACCTGAGATTTATCAAAAACTAGGAGCAAACGTACTTTTTAATAAAATTCAAATGCGCCCAGGAAGTGTAACGACTGTTGCTGAAAAAGATGGAAAACTTCTCTTTGGCCTATCAGGTAATCCATCGGCATGTTTTGTCGGTTTCGAACTATATACAAGACCCTGGATTAAGTACTACCTATGTTCTGCCAAGCCTCATGTGGAAACAGTGAAGGGTGAATTAAATAAAGATTTTCCAAAACCAAATCCGTTCACTCGGTTTATCCGGAGCAAACTGTCATTTGCTGAAGGGAAGGTCTTTGCGACACCTGTTGGAATGGATAAATCGCAAGTCGTGACATCATTAGCACACTCTGATTGTTTAGTCGCAGTACCAGGTGGAACACGAGGGTACCATGCTGGTGATGAGGTTGATATTCTTTTATTAACATCTGAAGGTAGTGATAAACCTTTTATGGATGAGAAGAAAAGAAGGAATTTAAACGAATGA
- a CDS encoding SCO family protein, translating into MNFLKLSFVLLAMVVVSGCSFLYQAPQPPESDAIIDVTQSDEEFHIADFEAVNQSGVEISKKDMLGEWWLAKTIFTRCPTVCMTMTPNMVDLQGEILERDLDIRIVSFTVDPEFDTPERLEDYGESYGASFDNWDFVTGYSQEHIKEFSLESFRVPVVPGDNDIGHPTRFYLINPEGEIVRFYSGESRFDLDAISKDLEFLLSNE; encoded by the coding sequence ATGAACTTTTTGAAGTTATCATTTGTTTTACTGGCTATGGTTGTTGTATCTGGATGTAGTTTTCTATACCAGGCCCCTCAACCTCCTGAATCTGATGCGATTATCGATGTAACACAATCAGATGAAGAATTTCACATTGCTGATTTTGAAGCAGTCAATCAATCTGGGGTAGAAATTAGTAAAAAAGATATGCTAGGAGAATGGTGGCTAGCAAAAACAATTTTCACACGATGCCCGACCGTTTGTATGACGATGACGCCAAATATGGTTGATTTACAAGGAGAAATTCTTGAAAGGGATTTAGATATTCGTATCGTTTCATTTACAGTGGACCCTGAATTTGATACACCAGAACGACTAGAAGATTACGGAGAATCTTACGGTGCAAGTTTTGATAATTGGGACTTTGTCACTGGCTATTCTCAAGAACATATTAAAGAGTTCTCCCTAGAATCCTTTAGAGTTCCCGTTGTACCTGGGGATAATGATATCGGACACCCTACTCGTTTCTATTTAATAAATCCAGAAGGGGAAATTGTCCGTTTTTACAGCGGAGAAAGTCGCTTTGACTTAGACGCTATTAGTAAAGACTTAGAATTCTTACTATCAAACGAATAA
- the ctaG gene encoding cytochrome c oxidase assembly factor CtaG, translating into MEQFFSTFSAWTIWTPELIVVLMFLSALYFIIIGPLRHKFPDAERVSTRRKVYFHLGLIAVYFGFGGPLYVLGHLMLSMHMLSMAIVYLIAPPLLLLGIPSWFFKIFTKFKVIRGIFLVVGYPILGLVLFNAMFSFYHMPNTFDTLLTNEGWHNLYQLGMLFAAILMWWHLTPRLETRYELSELKKIGYMFANGVLITPACALIIFAGSPLYATYTDPSTWAVAISYCLPAGADIPFEMFSGEQALTPLSPLHDQQLGGALMKVIQELVYGVAIGYVFKAWMNRDKSSRTEVEFKSYEMVQPNSQ; encoded by the coding sequence ATGGAGCAATTTTTTTCCACGTTCTCTGCATGGACGATATGGACACCTGAATTAATTGTCGTACTAATGTTTTTGAGTGCTTTATACTTTATCATAATTGGACCTCTTAGACATAAGTTCCCGGATGCAGAACGAGTTTCAACAAGAAGGAAAGTGTACTTTCATCTTGGTCTAATTGCCGTTTACTTCGGCTTTGGTGGACCACTCTATGTGTTAGGTCATCTCATGTTAAGTATGCATATGTTATCGATGGCCATCGTTTACTTAATTGCACCACCACTGTTGCTATTAGGTATTCCATCTTGGTTCTTTAAAATTTTTACTAAGTTTAAAGTGATCCGAGGAATTTTCCTTGTTGTTGGTTATCCAATTTTAGGGCTTGTATTATTTAATGCAATGTTTTCTTTTTATCATATGCCAAATACATTTGACACTTTACTAACAAATGAAGGATGGCATAACCTTTATCAGCTAGGAATGTTATTTGCAGCAATCTTGATGTGGTGGCATTTAACTCCCCGCTTGGAAACGCGCTATGAACTCTCTGAATTAAAAAAAATAGGTTATATGTTTGCTAATGGTGTGTTAATTACGCCAGCTTGTGCATTAATCATTTTTGCAGGTTCACCTTTATATGCAACATATACAGACCCAAGTACATGGGCAGTGGCCATTAGTTATTGTTTACCTGCCGGAGCTGATATTCCATTTGAAATGTTCTCAGGGGAGCAAGCATTGACTCCATTAAGTCCTCTCCATGATCAACAGCTCGGTGGTGCTTTAATGAAGGTTATTCAAGAGCTTGTATACGGTGTCGCAATTGGATATGTATTTAAAGCATGGATGAATCGAGATAAGTCATCGCGTACAGAAGTAGAATTTAAATCATATGAAATGGTACAACCTAATTCACAATAA
- a CDS encoding Cof-type HAD-IIB family hydrolase translates to MQPHIIAVDLDGTLLTDDKNISLKNRAALAKLRELGHKVVIATGRPFRASKAYYEELFLDSPMVNFNGAFIHHPKNEKAFRPIHSPLDKKIAKTVIETCESFQVKNIMVEIMDDYYLRYLNKGFADAFTLGQSPVDYGNLQQLLTEDPTSILIHPDENHEQQLRALLKDAHAEVIDQRSWGAPWHVIEIVKSGLSKAVGLKEISDYYQIPQERIIAFGDEDNDLEMIDYAGCGVAMGNAINELKSIANEVTVTNEEDGIAHFLQHRFNLQL, encoded by the coding sequence ATGCAGCCACATATCATTGCCGTTGATTTAGACGGAACACTACTAACAGACGACAAAAACATTTCACTCAAAAACAGAGCCGCTTTAGCTAAATTGAGAGAACTTGGCCATAAAGTTGTCATTGCGACTGGAAGGCCATTTCGTGCAAGCAAAGCTTACTATGAAGAACTATTTCTAGATTCTCCAATGGTAAATTTCAATGGCGCTTTTATTCATCACCCTAAAAATGAAAAAGCCTTTCGACCTATTCACTCGCCACTTGATAAAAAGATTGCTAAAACAGTTATAGAAACGTGCGAATCCTTCCAAGTCAAAAATATTATGGTCGAAATTATGGATGATTATTACTTGCGTTATTTAAATAAAGGCTTTGCAGATGCCTTTACACTCGGTCAATCTCCTGTTGATTATGGCAATTTACAGCAGCTTCTTACAGAAGATCCAACTTCCATTCTCATACACCCAGATGAAAATCATGAACAACAGCTTAGAGCATTATTAAAGGATGCTCATGCTGAAGTCATAGACCAACGTTCATGGGGGGCACCATGGCATGTCATTGAAATCGTAAAGTCTGGATTAAGTAAAGCAGTCGGTCTTAAAGAAATCTCTGATTACTACCAAATTCCCCAAGAGCGAATTATTGCCTTCGGTGATGAAGATAATGATCTAGAGATGATCGATTATGCTGGATGTGGCGTTGCCATGGGGAATGCGATTAACGAATTAAAATCCATAGCAAATGAAGTAACTGTTACTAATGAAGAGGATGGGATTGCTCACTTTTTACAACATCGTTTCAACCTTCAATTATAA
- a CDS encoding DUF3813 domain-containing protein: MGNQIFQRAYQAVEEANEAMKAAHTPQAQAEATEKVRRAKQALSQAFADSSNAERAQLMELQDTFYETSEEFMTEDF; encoded by the coding sequence ATGGGAAATCAAATTTTTCAGAGAGCATATCAAGCAGTAGAAGAAGCGAATGAAGCGATGAAAGCTGCTCATACTCCTCAAGCGCAGGCTGAAGCAACGGAGAAAGTTAGACGTGCGAAGCAAGCATTATCACAAGCTTTCGCAGATTCCTCCAACGCTGAACGAGCACAATTGATGGAATTGCAGGACACGTTTTACGAAACCTCTGAAGAGTTCATGACTGAAGATTTTTAG
- a CDS encoding GNAT family N-acetyltransferase, protein MHIYKVEKNASPEMRTNITSLMMEQMDALSSGMTEEDILKTIDLALTEHSGAEIFIAEKNDEVIGCAFLNTGIGLDKGGPYIWLNDLYVKKDYRRQGIARKLLLKVLYWAEQKNFKGIELETGINNAATKKLYNSLGFYDIVSKRYGRQL, encoded by the coding sequence ATGCACATTTATAAAGTAGAAAAAAACGCATCACCAGAAATGAGAACAAATATTACTTCACTCATGATGGAACAGATGGATGCGTTAAGTAGTGGTATGACAGAGGAAGATATATTAAAGACGATTGACCTTGCTTTAACTGAGCATTCCGGTGCTGAAATTTTTATTGCGGAGAAAAATGATGAAGTTATCGGCTGTGCTTTTTTAAACACAGGCATAGGTTTAGACAAAGGAGGTCCTTACATATGGCTTAATGATTTATATGTAAAAAAAGATTATCGCAGGCAAGGAATAGCCAGGAAGCTACTTTTAAAAGTTCTTTACTGGGCAGAGCAGAAAAACTTCAAAGGTATTGAGCTTGAAACAGGAATAAACAATGCTGCGACTAAGAAATTATATAATTCATTAGGTTTTTATGACATCGTTTCGAAACGTTATGGACGCCAACTTTAA
- a CDS encoding AzlD domain-containing protein, which translates to MNMTIVLMIIGMGIVTYIPRMMPLVMLQTESWPTWSKRMLSRVPYAVLGALIFPGILTFHENIWFAMTGALMAIILAYVGAPLILVVGGAIGGLAVVTYLF; encoded by the coding sequence ATGAATATGACGATAGTTTTAATGATTATTGGGATGGGGATTGTGACGTATATCCCAAGGATGATGCCCTTAGTAATGCTTCAAACTGAATCGTGGCCGACTTGGTCTAAAAGGATGCTGTCACGTGTTCCTTATGCCGTATTAGGTGCTTTAATCTTCCCAGGGATATTAACATTTCACGAAAACATTTGGTTTGCAATGACAGGTGCATTAATGGCTATAATCCTTGCATATGTAGGAGCACCGTTAATTCTAGTTGTTGGTGGGGCAATTGGGGGATTAGCAGTAGTAACGTATTTATTTTAA
- a CDS encoding AzlC family ABC transporter permease: MGTVTNTYEGVRESPLRKGIYDGLPIAVGYMPVALTFGLISGATGLTVFESVLMSMVVFAGAAQYMALSMIALGSGAIEIVLATFIVNFRHLLMSASIHERAEKSSKKMRALYAFGLTDEVFAVASTNDPPVRSTYILGTAAVAYSSWVSFTAIGYFAGGFLPHILQESMAIALYALFVALLVPAIKKEGKVVISLAILGGIFHSIFHLWMSTGWAIMFATIVAVVSYEVIERLFMKGVKQE, encoded by the coding sequence ATGGGAACTGTTACTAATACATATGAAGGCGTACGCGAATCGCCTTTAAGAAAGGGCATATATGATGGTTTGCCTATTGCTGTTGGTTATATGCCGGTTGCCCTGACGTTCGGTTTAATTTCAGGTGCGACTGGTTTAACAGTATTTGAATCCGTATTAATGAGTATGGTGGTTTTTGCAGGGGCAGCTCAATATATGGCTCTTTCAATGATAGCATTAGGGTCAGGTGCTATAGAGATTGTATTAGCAACCTTTATTGTAAATTTCCGTCACTTATTGATGAGTGCTTCTATTCATGAAAGAGCAGAAAAGTCTTCAAAAAAAATGAGAGCTTTATACGCGTTTGGACTAACGGACGAAGTGTTCGCGGTTGCTTCTACGAATGATCCGCCTGTACGTTCGACATACATATTAGGAACTGCTGCAGTTGCATATTCGAGCTGGGTCTCTTTTACGGCTATCGGCTATTTTGCTGGGGGATTTTTGCCACATATTTTACAAGAGAGTATGGCGATTGCTTTATATGCTCTTTTTGTTGCACTACTCGTACCAGCAATTAAAAAAGAAGGAAAAGTAGTAATCTCACTAGCCATTTTAGGTGGGATATTTCACTCCATTTTTCACCTGTGGATGTCAACTGGTTGGGCAATTATGTTTGCTACGATCGTAGCTGTTGTTTCTTATGAAGTGATCGAGCGCTTGTTCATGAAAGGGGTCAAACAAGAATGA
- a CDS encoding hemerythrin domain-containing protein, with the protein MTQFAGCMGHGFSKPESYCEAIQQLLDEHPPLREQMKQFYDTASEIAYDPEQEEVEQKMQVLHEQMTTFHNNIEPHSQKEEEHLFEMMVKHIGRQGGPIAVMEQEHDLAKENIAQFFNKYPKADLSNVNNIRELTHHVAVVFHTLTDHFMKEEEILFPMAETMMSAEEKEALLKKYDELELA; encoded by the coding sequence ATGACACAGTTTGCAGGATGTATGGGACATGGTTTCTCGAAGCCTGAATCGTACTGTGAGGCGATTCAGCAACTTTTAGATGAACACCCGCCGTTACGGGAGCAAATGAAACAGTTTTATGACACAGCATCTGAAATTGCATATGATCCAGAACAAGAAGAGGTTGAGCAAAAGATGCAAGTATTACATGAACAAATGACTACGTTTCATAACAATATTGAACCACACTCACAAAAAGAAGAGGAACATTTATTTGAAATGATGGTCAAACATATTGGTAGGCAAGGCGGACCAATTGCTGTGATGGAGCAAGAGCATGACTTAGCAAAAGAAAATATTGCACAATTCTTTAATAAATATCCAAAAGCAGATTTATCAAATGTAAATAATATTCGTGAGCTGACCCACCACGTTGCTGTCGTCTTTCATACTTTGACTGATCACTTTATGAAAGAGGAAGAGATTCTATTTCCAATGGCAGAAACGATGATGTCTGCAGAAGAAAAAGAAGCACTACTAAAAAAATATGATGAATTAGAATTAGCTTAA
- a CDS encoding NifU N-terminal domain-containing protein has translation MAIEVRGEPTPNPNAMKFTANQVLFEGSGSASFKKGEETDHALAKELLALEGVDNIFGFQDFVTVNKEMDADWDSLLPKIEEAFNKVYN, from the coding sequence ATGGCAATTGAAGTTAGAGGAGAACCGACTCCAAACCCAAACGCAATGAAATTCACAGCAAATCAAGTATTATTTGAAGGATCAGGCAGTGCATCATTTAAAAAAGGTGAAGAAACAGATCACGCTTTAGCAAAAGAATTATTAGCACTTGAAGGTGTTGATAACATCTTCGGTTTCCAAGACTTTGTAACAGTAAATAAAGAAATGGATGCAGATTGGGATTCGCTATTACCAAAAATCGAAGAAGCATTTAACAAAGTTTATAACTAA
- a CDS encoding DEAD/DEAH box helicase yields MLTIETNKYNIHYDLTMTMIKQWLFQDDQSSYFGLEYDLIECHLDNELNLGIFIPYEKVYQFLNVVSNLPLPFEKSHQFKGIFQILSKKLDEVKNGHITPTAYGNWRWERDSSVSQLKEYAIILHEGNKYTEVPITKEELPTVINQFFNEWLQYLIIQSPFNEKLLQPYTTLLKNKTSDEHVLAWLKALHNPSKKYVLPKHRYPHCLMAWHARYEEHFQFTLLIFEPSAQEEWRISLYLKEWETSHVCSIKDIKNGKHPFKQNPIHYIQNHQHKLKTSPVTEPLCMQEPEITVTNETISTFLLNDTENLEMAGISVLVPQKFQQAPLTPKLQGEIGDNILVENHSPSPWRGHSITWTYFIQDVPVNEETFRQWVEDKRQMIYVQDHWVLWDLKQAEKLLKYQEAYNSNHSSSFFDAYRQYIEQKEGLHVEDHSNEDSHIEWRIHPSNDLSHSNHSSDSLNSYWQQKLRDYQIEGVLWLINMRKRKFGACLADDMGLGKTIQTIAYCDTVTEEDQGDFAPHLIICPTSVLTNWANEFQKFAPWLHVYVHEGKFSTRRDSFYNEKRADVILTSYPLAVNDKELLQNVTWSTLILDEAQKLKNIQTKLRSTIGDFSAIHTVALTGTPVENDPKELWSLMDILNRGYLKTEDWFTTRFLSNKQTEEEEERFSDLRKLAGPFILRRTKEDFQEQLSLPDKKNKQYIVGLTDEQRSLYEVIVEDLLEDYHGLSQIEKRAKLFKSLTKLKQICNHPAQFLKEQTFSSLMRRSGKWDKCIRLLNNLVRQKKKVLIFTQYRQMGILLKEGIHKEFGIHTPFFHGALTTEKRQSLVEDFQTNDHKPFMIISLRAGGVGLNLTSATEVIHYDRWWNPAVENQATDRVYRIGQTNPVTVHTFITEGTLEEKIELLLSEKEAMTRNLLEQDSAPLWKLSKEELASLLTLRT; encoded by the coding sequence TTGTTAACTATTGAAACAAACAAATATAACATACACTATGACCTAACTATGACAATGATCAAGCAATGGTTGTTTCAAGATGACCAAAGTTCCTACTTCGGCCTAGAATATGACCTTATTGAATGTCATTTAGACAACGAACTAAATCTTGGAATTTTCATCCCGTATGAAAAGGTTTATCAATTTTTGAATGTTGTTTCCAATTTACCATTGCCGTTTGAAAAGTCACATCAGTTCAAGGGTATTTTTCAAATACTAAGTAAAAAATTGGATGAAGTAAAAAATGGTCATATCACTCCAACAGCTTATGGTAATTGGCGGTGGGAACGAGATTCAAGTGTATCCCAATTAAAAGAATATGCGATTATCCTTCATGAAGGAAATAAATACACCGAAGTACCTATAACAAAAGAAGAGCTCCCGACTGTTATTAATCAATTCTTTAACGAATGGTTGCAATACTTAATTATACAATCACCATTTAATGAAAAGCTTTTACAACCATATACCACTCTGCTAAAAAATAAAACGTCAGATGAGCATGTACTTGCCTGGCTGAAAGCTTTGCATAATCCAAGCAAGAAATATGTACTGCCAAAACATCGTTATCCTCATTGCTTAATGGCTTGGCATGCAAGGTATGAAGAACATTTTCAATTTACTTTACTCATCTTTGAACCTTCTGCTCAAGAAGAGTGGCGAATCTCATTATATTTAAAAGAGTGGGAAACATCTCATGTCTGTTCCATAAAAGATATCAAAAATGGAAAACATCCTTTTAAGCAAAACCCGATCCATTACATCCAAAATCATCAGCATAAACTGAAAACTTCACCTGTCACTGAACCTTTATGTATGCAAGAGCCAGAAATCACTGTTACTAATGAAACAATTAGTACGTTCCTTTTAAATGATACAGAAAACTTAGAGATGGCAGGAATATCCGTGCTTGTCCCTCAAAAATTCCAACAAGCACCATTAACTCCAAAATTACAAGGTGAAATCGGTGACAATATATTGGTAGAAAACCATTCCCCTTCACCTTGGAGAGGTCATTCAATTACATGGACTTATTTTATACAAGATGTCCCAGTAAATGAAGAAACATTTCGACAATGGGTTGAAGACAAACGACAAATGATCTATGTACAAGATCATTGGGTATTATGGGATCTAAAACAAGCTGAAAAACTTCTTAAATATCAGGAGGCATATAATAGTAACCATTCTTCATCATTTTTTGATGCATATAGACAATACATCGAACAAAAAGAAGGACTCCACGTAGAAGATCATTCAAATGAAGATTCACATATCGAATGGAGGATCCATCCTTCGAATGATTTGTCTCATTCAAATCATTCATCCGATTCATTGAATTCATATTGGCAACAAAAATTACGCGATTACCAAATTGAAGGTGTTTTATGGCTTATAAATATGCGTAAAAGAAAGTTTGGAGCTTGTTTAGCTGATGACATGGGATTAGGTAAAACCATTCAAACGATCGCCTATTGCGACACTGTTACAGAAGAGGATCAAGGTGACTTCGCTCCCCATCTTATCATTTGTCCAACAAGTGTTTTAACAAATTGGGCTAACGAATTTCAAAAGTTTGCTCCTTGGCTTCACGTTTATGTACATGAAGGGAAATTCTCAACTCGTAGAGATTCATTTTATAACGAAAAACGAGCTGACGTCATCCTGACATCATACCCTCTTGCTGTGAATGATAAAGAATTATTACAAAATGTCACATGGTCAACCCTAATTTTAGACGAAGCGCAAAAATTAAAAAATATACAGACAAAGTTACGTAGTACAATCGGTGACTTTTCTGCCATTCATACAGTTGCCTTAACAGGGACTCCAGTTGAAAATGACCCAAAAGAATTGTGGAGTTTAATGGACATTTTAAATCGAGGTTATTTAAAAACAGAGGATTGGTTTACAACACGATTTTTATCGAACAAACAAACAGAAGAGGAAGAAGAACGATTTTCCGACCTCCGAAAATTAGCTGGACCGTTTATTTTACGAAGAACGAAAGAAGATTTCCAAGAACAACTTTCATTACCTGACAAAAAAAATAAACAATATATCGTTGGACTTACCGACGAACAAAGAAGCTTATATGAGGTGATTGTTGAAGACTTACTTGAGGATTATCATGGGCTTTCTCAAATAGAGAAAAGAGCTAAACTATTCAAGTCACTAACAAAACTCAAACAAATCTGTAATCATCCTGCTCAATTCTTAAAAGAACAAACATTTTCTAGTTTGATGAGGCGATCAGGTAAATGGGATAAATGTATCAGATTGTTAAATAACCTTGTTCGTCAGAAAAAGAAGGTACTTATATTCACTCAATATCGACAAATGGGGATATTATTAAAGGAAGGTATTCATAAAGAATTTGGCATTCATACGCCTTTTTTCCACGGTGCATTAACAACGGAGAAGCGGCAGAGCCTTGTAGAGGACTTTCAAACGAATGACCATAAGCCCTTTATGATTATTTCATTACGTGCTGGTGGTGTCGGCTTAAACTTAACAAGTGCAACCGAAGTCATTCATTACGATCGCTGGTGGAACCCTGCAGTCGAAAATCAAGCAACCGATAGAGTTTATCGCATTGGACAAACAAATCCTGTCACAGTCCACACCTTTATAACTGAAGGTACGTTAGAAGAGAAAATCGAACTTCTACTATCTGAAAAAGAAGCAATGACACGTAACCTTCTTGAACAAGATTCAGCGCCACTATGGAAACTTTCTAAAGAAGAACTAGCGTCTCTACTTACCTTACGGACTTAA
- a CDS encoding BsuPI-related putative proteinase inhibitor — MKRSRLLSLISVFITMIFISVACGTGESPSGSDPVIEDGEEDKEETEVDYEGLLYELDASVNDNVIEVNMTLENESDETKTIDFSSGQQFEVIIRDGNGEELYKYSEGMMFTQAFITESLESGETLSFQDHWQSEQLSELKSIEVYAKILTYAINGEDLNDIPFEKTIKVQK; from the coding sequence ATGAAACGCTCACGACTCCTATCATTAATAAGTGTATTTATTACCATGATATTTATATCGGTTGCTTGTGGTACAGGTGAAAGTCCGTCTGGGTCTGATCCTGTTATTGAAGACGGCGAGGAAGACAAGGAGGAAACTGAAGTGGATTATGAAGGTTTATTATACGAGCTAGATGCTTCAGTGAACGATAACGTCATCGAAGTCAACATGACATTAGAAAATGAGAGTGATGAAACGAAAACAATCGATTTTTCATCTGGACAACAATTTGAAGTCATTATTCGTGATGGAAACGGGGAAGAGCTATATAAGTATTCTGAAGGAATGATGTTTACACAAGCATTCATAACTGAGAGCTTAGAATCTGGAGAAACGCTATCGTTTCAGGATCATTGGCAGTCTGAACAATTATCTGAGCTTAAAAGTATTGAGGTGTATGCTAAAATTTTGACATATGCAATTAATGGTGAAGATTTAAATGACATACCATTTGAAAAAACGATAAAGGTTCAAAAGTAA